The genomic interval CGCGGGATTGGCCAGCGCCAGCAGCCAGAGAATCACGGTCAGCAGGCGTATGGAAGCGATTTGGAGCGTCACGGTGCCTCCGGGTAGCGCTGGTCAGTTTGATCGTACTGCGCCAGCCACTGGTGTAGTCGCTTCAAAGCGGACGGGTCTCCGGCACTCTGTGCAGCTCGCAGTGCCAAACGGGTATCCAGTGGCTCGCGTTGGGTCTCCCAGTTGGCCAGCGCATGCTTCAGGGCCAGTTCTGGGCGATTCTCAATGTCGAGCTGAAAGCGGGCGAAATCCCGCTGATGTAATAGCGTGCCGCGCCACTGGGCTTCCGCGAACCGTTCCCGTAGAGAGTCTGTCAGGGCGTCTGCCTCCGGGGCCCCGGCTTCGCGCAGGGCAATGGCCCGGATAACCGCCAGAGCGTCGACCTGGTCATAGCCTTTGGTGAGTGCCAGGGTTGCCCGGAGGTTGCCGGCCTGTAGCTGCCAGTCTGCCAGTTGTGCCCGGGTATACAGATCATCAGGTGCGTGTTGAAGCACACTGCCCCAGTGGACTGCTGCGGAGTCCAGGCCCAGTTGAGCCGCTAGATCTCCCAGTGTTCCCTCGGCCCAGAGTCGGCTGATTGGATCGGTGTTTGAGGTTGAAGCGAGCTGGTTCTGCAAGCGCCGGTAGGCGGACTCGGCATCGCCTGTTCGGGCTTCAGTTTGCGCCAGGCAACTGGCGGCAATCAGTCCCGGGTAAACATCGGCCAGCGCCTGGCAGTGCTGGCGGGCTTCGGTGTAGCGGCCCTGTACCAGCTCAAGATTGGCCAGGGTCAGCCGGGACTGAATCTTCTGCTGACGCTGTTCGGTGGTCTGCAGTACTTGTTGGAGATCCTGCCGGGCGGCATCGAAACGGTGCAGGCTCTGGGCCAGGGTGGCGCGCAGAACTCGCAGCCGATCGGTAAAGTCGGCCTGCGGCCACTCCTGCAGCAGGCGCTCGGCGTAGCCCAGGAATCGGGGATCGCCGGTTTCCCGGGCCTGTCCGATCAGCTGTTGTACTTCATCAGCCAATTCATCGACATTCTTGGGAACAGAGTTCAGGTTGGGCGACACTTCAGGCAGCGTTGCCAACACGGCATCGTCCGAGAAATCGTTTTGGATTGGGTTCGGCGCGGCAATTACTGCTGGTGTTGCCTGCAGTGATCCGGCCAGGCTGAGCCCAAGCCAAAAAGCCCTGCCCCGGAGGGCAGGGAGAAAAATCGCCGGACGACGACGGATGTCGCCCCGGCGAAGGGTCTTCTTAACGGAACAGGTCATCGTAGGCCTGCGGGTCGTTTTCATCGTTGAAGCTGAAGTCCGTGTCGTTGATCTCCACCGCCGCACGGGTATCGCTGGTATTGGCAATTTCCGCTTTAACGAAGGTGGTGAAATCCACTGACGGATCCGGCCGCTCGACCCGGTTATTGGAGCTGTCGGAACAGCCCGCCAAGATCAGTCCCGAGACAGCCAGTACAGTCATTTTGAGTAGATTACTCATGACGATCTCCTGATCAGTTGGGTGAGCCGGCCAGCGGCGTTGCCAGGTACGGGAAGGTCGTCCTGAGTTCCATAGCATTCAGCTGCACTCCATCGGTGTACGGCAGCATTCCATCAGGAGCATCGCTTGGGTCAGCGAGCACGCCCATAGCTACGCGCAGAGCCGCATCTACGGTGTCATCAACCGGACGGCGGCCGTTGGGGAAGCCGGCGTTATCGCCTCCCAGAACGCCAAGGTCATCTTGCGTCGCTGCGGGTGTGGCAGCGATGGCCGGGTTCAGTCGTAGCATTTCCGACGTGGTCACTCCGACCGGCATGTTTACACCGGCGACGCCAGTGAGGAAGACTGATACAAGATCAGTTCGTGGGAAGTTGTTGGGCGCGGTGACGCCGAACAGTATCTCAAGCAGTTCAGGTAATGTCGGGTGAGTGACGTAGGTCGCGAACTGGCCGTCATCCTTGGGCTCGCTGGCGTTGAACAGGTCTTTATCCTTCAGGCCGATAACCACCTCGTTGACCAGTGGCATGCCCAAACGGGACACCTGAGTGTAGGCGCCGCCTTCAACTGTCGCGCCTTTGCCATCAGAGGTCGGGGCTGGATTGAGGACGCGAGCCTGACGCACGCTGGCCGTGGTCCAGGCGCCAATCACTGGCTCTCCGCTGGAATTGGCCGCAGTGCCGGTCAGGCAGGCAGTCGGCACTTCCAGGGCAAAGGAGGTGACGTTTTTGTCGGCCAGGTCGCCAGGATTTTCATTGCTTCGGTTTGCATTAAGGGGGTCGGTATTGACCAGATCGAAGATTTCGCCGAGGTTCACAGCAAAAGCTTCCTTACGCTGGCCGACAAATACCTTGCCGTTAATGCTGCAGCCAGGAATGTTAATGCCGTAGATATGGCCATCGGCATAGCCCGCATAATCAGTAAATGATTTGCCACCAATGTTGTCCAGCGGCTTGTCGAAGCTGTCCATGCCGGTGGTGGCGTTGGTAGCGGTCTGGACGGTGCCGGTGCGGCGGTCGCCGCGGATAACTTTCACCGAGTATTCCTGGCTAGCCTGAACATTGGCGTCTGCGGTTGCGTCACCGATGTTCTTCAGTGGTACGGACACCATCTCCTCGGCGCCGGCGTCTCCGACCGATAATTGAATGTCGTTGAACACGTCTGAGGGCTCGAAACGGAACGTAAGATCTTCAACCGCATCGCCGTCATTATCGATGTGAATCTCGTAAATCGCGTCTTCATCGAGATCGAAATAGTTCGGCCCGCCGTAGGCATCTTGCAGCGGCAGGTAGTTGGCAATCAGGGTCACGAAATCCTCGCGGCCTGTTTCATAACTGCGGAACATGTAAAAATCGGTTCCGTCTACTTTTGGAACTTCAGTGATGAACGGAGCTTCCCGGTGGCTGGACGCCTGACTCAGGCTGGCGCCTAAACAGATTCCCGCTACGGCGATTGCGAGGGCCGAGCGTTTTGTGGCTGTGTTCATTGCGTGTTCCTCGTCTATTGTTGGGTTGTGCAAGAGAAGCAACGGGCAGCCGTGTGATAGAGATGCACCCCCAACTAAAAATAAATTCGAACCCTGTGCTGCATCTCACTCGAGAGTCGGCGCGTACCAAAAACAACGATTAGTGGAGCTCAAATGTCTCAAGTTGACGCCAGTCAGGATGATCTGATGCGCCTTTTGATTGCGGTGTCCCACGAGGACCGGCGAGCGTTCCAGCGGATGTACGAGCTGATTGCCGGTCGAATGTTTGGCGTTTGCCTGAAACTGGCCGGACAGAGGGAGCTGGCGGAAGAAGCCTTGCAGGAGACATTCATCCAGATCTGGCACCACGCCCGTGAGTATCACAGCGATCGTGGAACGCCTCTGGGCTGGATGATGACGATTGCCCGCTATCGAACGCTGGATTTAATGCGCTCCAGAAAGGTTCGCCAACACGCTGGTGAGGAACATCTCGAACATGTGGAGGACCAGCGCGCAGGTCCTCTGGATGAATCGCTCCGCAGTGCTGGTGCGACCCAGTTGAGCGGATGTCTGGATGAGCTGAGCGACGTGCAACGGGACAGTATTTTGCTGTCTTACTACAAGGGCCTGACCCACGACGAACTGTCGCAGGCATTAAGTTCTCCGATCGGAACGGTCAAGAGCTGGATTCGACGCGGTTTGATTGCCCTCAAGAGGTGTCTCGAGAAATGAGAATGACAAGGGAGCGAATTGAGATTCTGGCGGCAGAGTATGTGCTGGGTTCTCTGCATGGTCAGGCCCGCCGTCGGTTCGAGCGCTGGATGATGGAGTCGGGCCGGGTGCGTCAGGAGGTCTGGTTCTGGGAACAGAAGCTGGGCCAGCTGTCTGCGGAAGTGCAGCCAGTCGAACCACCCAAGTCCGTCTGGCAGGCGATTGAACGCCGGTTGTGGCCGCAAGCAGCGGAGTCGGGTAAACGCGCCCGCTCAGGCCTGAGCTGGTTATGGCCGAGTTGGAGTCTGCTGGCGACAGCGGCAGCTGTCATGTTGGCGGTATTGATTGTGCAGCAGCCGGCGCCTTCACCCCAGCTTTCTGGCGCGATTGTCCAGGCCGATGTCAGTGATCCGCTCTGGCTGGTCAGTGAGTCTGGGCCGGACCGGTTGCTGAAATTGCGGTCGATTGCGGCCAGCGCGGCTGATGCCGGTAAGGATTACGAGCTCTGGATTGTGCCCGAACAGGGCCAGCCGCTATCGCTCGGGGTCATTCCGGCGGGCGGCGTGCATCAGGTCACGTTGACCGATGAGGCCCGGACAGCACTGTCCCAGAGCCGTACCCTGGCGATCAGCCTGGAGCCCGTGGGCGGCTCGCCGACGGGTGCCCCCACCGGTCCAATTCTGCACGTAACCAAACTGTATGAGCTCTGACGCCGCCTAGCGGGCGGCCATCAGGGTCAGGCACAGCTGGGCGTTCTGGATGAAGTGTCCGAACGCCGTCAGCTGTTGCTCGGAGGGTGTGTAATCGCCGGCGGCGTTGTCCGCATAGAACAATCCCACCAGGCGATTACCGGCCCGCAATGGCCCGATCAAGGCCGGCACCCGACCTAGCCAGCGGTCGTAGTTGACCGACCCCGGTGTTGTTCCTGGCCGATAGATGAAACAGCCATTCTCCGGTAACAGGCCGCCCAGTATTCCACTGCCGTTCTTTGCGATGGTGAGGTGGTCGCGCCAGCGTTCAGTGCCCCGGCCACTGAGTTTTCGTGGCACCAGAGTCTGTCCGTCCCGATCTGCCATCAATAGGGCAACCCGTTGCATGCCGATGGCCCGGTGTATGCCCTCAATCACCAGCTCACAGACCTCATTGATATTGGGTTCCTCGGCCAGGCTATGGGTAAGGTCCCGAAGGATCTGCAATTGTAATTCAGGATCCATTACCGGGGCTTGGGCCTTGGGCTGGTCATCGGCTTTGCGATTACCGGGCATCAGCGCGGTGACCTGGGGAATGCCGAGGGAAACCGCCACTCGTGCGGCTTCTGAGGCGTTGACCTTGATCCGGTCTCGAACGGTCGCCGGGTTGTCGTCGATGTCCCTGCCTAACTCTTCCAGCATCTTGTCCATCTCGGCGCCACTCCAGCCCTGTTCTGAAAGCCGGGCCATTTCCACCGAATGGCGTACCAGGCTGGCGGCCGGGGAATTGGCTGGTCCCGGTGAGACCACATCCCGGATAAACGGGCCCAGTGACCAGGCCTCGACCAGGCCACGGGTGATCTCGGTAAAGGTGGAATGCAGCACTGCTTTTTGTGCCGGCACCGGAGCCTCGTCCAGTCGAAGCCGCTGCTCCAGTTCGTTGGCCTGATCGGTTTCGCAGGACCAGAACGCCAGTTCACCGATGTTCATCAGCAGAGCGCCAATAAACACCTCTTCCAGAGCGGTTTCGTTGCGCTTGGGCATCAGACACCGAGCCTGAACCGCAGCGTGAATGGCCCGGGCCAGGCAGCGCAACAGGTGCGGACGGTCGTTGCGTTGCAACAGGGCGTCGACTATCAGAGATGAAATGGCCATGGATTTCACCGCATCAAAGCCGATCAGGGTGATGGCGCGGCTGACGGTACTGACCTGGGTCCGGGTCTGGTTATAGAACACGGTGTTGGACAGCCGTAGCACCTGGGAGGTGAGTTGGGCATCGTTCAGGATGACGCTGGCCAACTCGTTGACCGTGCTGTTGCGGTTGTCGGCCAATTCATTGATACGCCGCAACGTGTTGGCCAGAACCGGCAATTCTACCTTGCTCAGATAGGTCACCCAGGCTTGGGTCGACGTCATCCTTGCAGGGGTGGTTTTGTTGTCAGTGGTCACAGTGGTGGTCTCTGGGCGGTGATTGTTGGGATTCGGAGCGCCTTTGAAGTCAGTCTAATGCACCGCGGGAGTGGGTGTCAGGTAACGGTTTGTGTAAGGGCAACTACCCACACGGGCGACATGCCCCGGATTCGGGTTTGGCGCCCGAATGGGCTATAATCGCCGGCTTTAATCGCTGCACCCACAAGGCGCTGACCGTGATTGTATTTGACCAGGTACAGAAGTCGTATCAGGTGGACGGCCGGGCGATCCCCGCGCTCCATCCCACTGATATGACCATTGAAACCGGCGAGGTATTTGGCATCGTCGGTCATTCCGGCGCGGGAAAGTCCACGCTGGTTCGTCTGATCAATCTGCTTGAGCCGCCCTCCGGCGGTCGGATCCTGATCGACGATGAGAACATCACCCACTACAGCGCGTCGGAGTTGCGCGCATTCAGGCGCAAGGTTGGAATGATTTTCCAGCACTTCAACCTGCTGTCGTCGAAAACTGTAGCCGACAACATCGCGTTTCCCATGAAGCTGGCGGGTATCTACTCAAAAGCCGAAATCCGGGACCGGGTGCAGGAACTGCTGGCTCGGGTCAGCCTGACTGACCACGCCAATAAATACCCGTCGCAATTGTCTGGCGGCCAGAAACAGCGTGTCGGTATTGCCCGTGCGTTGGCTTGCCGGCCGACCATCCTGCTGTGTGATGAAGCCACCAGCGCCCTGGACCCGCAAACCACCCAGTCGGTGTTGAGGCTGCTGGCGGACATCAACCGCGAGTTGGGTCTGACCATCGTTCTGATCACCCATGAAATGGACGTGGTGCGCCGGGTGTGCGACCGGGTCGCGGTGATGGACGCTGGGCGCGTGGTGGAAATGGGGCCGGTTAGCGAGGTGTTCCTGCATCCGCAACACCCAACCACCCGGGATTTCGTGTTCGAAAGCGAGAGCATCGACAGCGAGGAAATGCAGGAAGATCTGCAGAAGGCCAAGGGTCGTATCATGCGACTCACGTTCAAGGGCGATGCCACCTACAAGCCGCTGCTGGGCAGTGTGGCCCGCGAATCCGGTGTCGATTTCAGCATCCTGTCCGGGCGTATAGATCACATCAAGGACACGCCCTATGGGCAGCTCACCCTGTCGCTGGTCGGTGGCGATCTTGATGTTGCCATGAGCGCGCTCAAAGCCGCCGATGTTCACGTGGAGGTGCTGCGCTGATGGAAGCCTTGATGGATGGACTGTTGAGTAACGTCGATTGGTCAGAGATTGGCCTGGCCAGTTGGGACACCCTGATCATGGTGGGCATGTCCCTGCTGTTCAGTGTGCTGATTGGTTTGCCGATCGGGGTGCTGCTGTTCCTCACTGGCAAACGCCAGTTGCTGGCGCAGCCGGCGGCCTACGCGGTGTTATCGTTCGTGGTGAACGTGCTACGGTCGGTGCCCTTTATCATCCTGCTGATCGTGATGATTCCGTTCACGGTGATGCTGATTGGTACCTCGCTGGGCGTGGCCGGTGCCATACCGCCTCTGGTTGCAGGCGGAGCGCCATTTTTTGCGCGCTTGGTGGAGACGTCGCTGCGCGAGGTTGATCGCGGCATTATCGAAGCGACCCAGGCGATGGGTGCAAGCGTCAAACAGATCGTGTTCGGCGCCCTCTTGCCAGAGGCGCTGCCAGGTATCATCGCGGGCATAACCGTCACCGCGATCACTCTGGTGTCCTACGCTGCGATGTCCGGCGTGATTGGTGGCGGTGGTCTGGGCGATCTGGCGATCCGCTTTGGCTACCAACGTTTTCAGACCGATGTCATGGTCATTACCGTGGCGTTGTTGGTGATTTTTGTTCAATTGCTGCAAATGCTGGGCGACCGCCTGGTGCTGCATTTCAGCCGTAAATAATTCAAACAGGAGATCCTCTATGAACCTCAAGAAATCAATGGCTGTGCTGGCCGCAGCGGCAACTTTCTCTGTTGCGGCTTCCGCCGAAGAACTGTCCGTGGCAGCAACGCCGGTGCCGCACGCCGAAATCCTCGAATTCGTAAAGCCAGCTCTGGCCGAGCAGGGCGTGGAGCTGGATGTAAAAGTATTCACTGATTACATCCAGCCCAACATCCAGGTTGACCAGAAGCGTATGGACGCCAACTTCTTCCAGCACCAGCCGTACCTGGATGAATTCAATGCTGGCCGTGGTACTGAGCTGGTCACTGTAACGGGTGTCCACGTAGAGCCGTTCGGCGCCTATTCCAGCAAGATTGATTCTCTGGAAAAACTGGAAGACGGCGCAGTCGTTGCCATTCCCAACGATCCCACCAACGGTGGTCGTGCCCTGCTGCTGCTTCAGAAAGCTGGCCTGATCACCCTTGAGGATTCCAGCAAGATCACTGCGACACCCCGTGACATTGCTGACAACCCGAAAGACCTGGACTTCAAGGAACTGGAAGCCGCTACGCTGCCGCGCATCCTGAACCAGGTCGACGTGGCCCTGATTAACACCAACTATGCGCTGGAAGCGGGCCTGAACCCGACTGAAGACGCGCTGGTGATTGAAGGTTCTGATTCGCCCTACGTGAACATTCTGGTTGCCCGTCCGGACAACAAGGACAGCGAAGCGATGAAGAAGCTGGCCGCGGCTCTGAACTCCGATGAGGTGAAGGCCTTCATCATGGACAGCTATGAGGGTGCCGTCGTTCCGGCATTCTGATAAAGGCCGCCCTCGCGGGCGGCGGTTGTCCTATAGAAAAGCCAGCGGACTTGGGCCGCTGGCTTTTTTTTGGCCTGTCGCCAACCACCTGTCAGATAAGGGTCATGCTAACGTAACCCTGCGTGTTAACACTGAGGTGTCAGTACATTCATTTCAAAAGGAGCTGGATATGAAGTTACGCATACTGGTAGGCATGGTGTTGTGTTCGATGCCCTTGGCGTTTGCCCAGGCCTCGTCTCATTCCCAGGATTCCCAAAACTGGTCTGAGCCCGCGCAGCACAAAGGTGGTCACCACGGCAAAGCCCGGGCGTCTGTTGAGGTCGGGCCGCGACCATTCTGGTTGGTGGATGATATGGATGAGGGCCCGCTGAAACAGCGCCTGCAGTCCTGCCGAACCAAGACTATGAAACGCACCGATTTTTCCATTGGACACCGGGGCGCGCCGCTGCAGTTCCCGGAACATACCCGTGAATCCTACATTGCGGCCGCCCGCATGGGTGCAGGTATTGTTGAGTGCGATGTGGCTTTTACCAAAGATCGGCAGCTGGTCTGCCGTCATGCCCAGAACGATCTTCACACCACCACCAACATCGTCACCGTGCCCGAACTGAATGCCAAGTGCACCCAGCCGTTTGTGCCGGCAGATCCGGGCAGCGGCCAGGAGGCGCAGGCGGAATGCCGGACCAGTGACATCACTCTGGCAGAGTTCAAGTCGCTGAACGGCAAGATGGATGCCTATGACCCGATGGCGACCACGCCGGAGGAGTATGTCGGCGGTACCGCGGACTGGCGTACGGATCTTTACTCCTCACGTGGCACCTTGATGAGTCACAAGGAGAGCATCGAGTTGTTCAAGACCCTCGGGGTGAAGTTCACGCCGGAACTGAAAACGCCGGTGGTGGACATGCCATTCGAGGGTGACTATAGCCAGCAGGATTATGCTCGACAGTTGATCGCCGAGTATCGCGAAGCCGGCGTGACCCCGAATGATGTCTGGCCGCAATCGTTCAATCTGGATGACGTTCTGTTCTGGGTGAATAAAACGCCGCGCTATGGCCGTCAGGCGGTGTTCCTTGATCAAGCTGCGCACACGGAGTCCAACAGTTCCCTGGCCTATATGGAGGGCCTGAAGAAACAGGGCGTGAACATTCTGGCACCGGCGATCTGGAAGATGCTGACACTGAACGGCCACCAGGAAATTGTACCGTCGGAATACGCCAGGAATGCCAGCACGGCTGGCCTCAATATGATCGCCTGGTCACTGGAGCGCAGTGGTCCGTTGCCTGAAGGCGGCGGCTGGTACTACCAGAGCGTGACCGACGCCATCAACAACGACGGCGACATGCTGACCGTTCTTGATGTTCTGGCACGGGAGGTTGGCGTTATCGGAGTCTTCTCCGACTGGCCGGCGACGACGACTTTCTACGCCAACTGCATGGGGTTCGCGGGCAAGGGGAACGGTCCGAAATGAACAGAAGATGACAACATTGTAGCCCGGTTTTAACCCCGGAAAGGCAGGAATCCGGTTAGGGTTAGTCCAAGCAATCGCGACGTAGGTGACTGATTGCCTGATAGAAAGGACGACATCTGAACTTACTTGGAGGACTGCCTTATGAAGACCACAACCCGTTTTGCCTGTGCCACGGTTCTAACTGCAACTGCGTTCACCGTGCCAGCTGTATGGGCACAGTCTGGTGTTGATCGTGAGCAGGCCGGGCCATACATCAGCGGTAGCTACGGTGGCTACAAGGCCCACGGCGGTGAATTCGAGGATGAAAACGACATGCTCGGCGCAGCTCTGGGCTATCAGTTCAATCCGTACTTTGCCCTGGAAGCAGAGTACATCGACTTTGGTAATTTTGGTGAAGACGACGTCGAAGGCAAGCTGAAGGGCGCAGGACTCAGTGCCATTGGCCGCCTTCCGCTGACAGACAGCTTCGGTGTATACGGTAAGGTGGGTGCCTTTGCATCAGCGTTCGATGTTGACGCGTTTGATGAAGACGAAACCTACGATGAGGTCAGTCCATTTGTCGGCGCTGGTGTTGATTTCCGGGTCACACGCCAGCTGACCGCGTTTGCCGAGTACAACCACTATAACGTGGACATCGACGAGGATGACTTCAACGGCCAGGTCACCAACGATGGGCCTGAGTTTGATACGGGTCGGGTAGGTCTGAAGTACCAGTTCTAAGCCACAAGCTTGGTACACGGACTATCAGGGCACGGCCAGCGGCCGTGCCCTGCATTTCAGCTTTACTGTTTGTTTTCCAGCTCGCTAAACCGGTCGGCAAACAGCGCCGATGACAGATAACGTTCCGCCGAATCCGGCAGCACTACCACGATATTCTTGCCCTTGAATTCCGGCTGCTTGCTGACACGCACCGCCGCAACCACCGCCGCACCACAGGAAATGCCACACAGAATGCCTTCTTCCTGCATAAGCCGGTGGGCCATCTCCATGGCCTCGTCATTGGAGACTGTCTCGACCTGATCCACCATTGCCATATCGAGATTCTTCGGTACAAAGCCGGCGCCTATGCCCTGAATCTTGTGGGGCGCGGGTTTCGGCTCTTCCCCGTTCAGGGTCTGGGTAATGACCGGTGAGTCGGTTGGCTCCACGGCCACCGTGGTGATCTTCTTGCCCCGGGTTTCCTTGATGTAGCGTGAGACCCCGGTCAGGGTGCCGCCGGTTCCGACGCCGGAGACAAAGACGTCGATTTCGCCGTCGGTGTCCTGCCAGATTTCCGGGCCGGTGGTGTCCTCGTGGATTCGGGGATTGGCCGGATTCTGGAATTGCTGGGGCAGGAAGTGGTTGTCCGGATCGGCCGCGAAAATTTCTTCTGCCTTGGCGATTGCCCCGGGCATGCCCTTGGCGGGTTCGGTCAGCACCAGCTCGGCGCCCAGAGCCTTGAGCACCTTACGTCGCTCCAGACTCATGGAGGACGGCATGGTGAGTACCAGCCGGTAACCACGGGCAGCGGCGACAAAGGCCAGTGCGATGCCGGTATTGCCGCTGGTGGGCTCGACAATGGTCATGCCCGGTTTCAGGGTGCCGCGCTTTTCGGCGTCCCAGATCATGGCGGAACCGATGCGGCATTTAACGGAATAGGCGGGGTTGCGGCCTTCAATCTTGGCCCAGATGGTCGCCCCGTCGCTGACCCGGTTCAGCTGAACCAGGGGGGTGTTGCCGATGGAAAGGGAATTGTCCTGATAGATGCGTGCCATGGTGTCCTCCTTGCGATTTTTCTTGCAGTCTAGCACCCATCAATCTCTGATGGCGCGCACTTCCAGCCGGTTGCGGCCATTCTGCTTGGCGGCATAAAGCGCCTGGTCGGCCAGTCGCAGGAAGTGCGCCGGCGAGTCGTCCGGCTCGGGCACACCGGTGGCCAGTCCTATGCTTACGGTTAACTCGATGTCCCGTCCCTCACAGACGGTTGGGCCCTCGGAGACGGCAGTTCGGAACCGGTTCAGGCGCTCAACAATCTCTTTGGCGGTCTGGTAGGTGGTGAAGATGACAAACTCTTCGCCGCCAAAGCGAGCGAGGCGGTCGGTCTCGCGCCTGAAATGGTGCCTCATTTTCTCCGCCAGAGCCTTCAGGCAGTGGTCCCCGGCTTCGTGGCCGTAGGTATCGTTAATGCCCTTGAACAGGTCAGCATCAACCATGGCGATCGCAAATCCGTCGCGATTGCGCTGGCACCATTGAAAACTCTTGCGGAATTCACGGTCAAAGTAGCTGCGGTTGCCTAGCTGGGTCAGATCGTCGGTCACGCTCAGGCGGGCCAGTGCAGCGTTGGCCCCCTCCAGCTGGCGGTTAACCCGGTCCAGTTTGCGATTCCAGTAGAACAGCAGTGAGGCGCCAAACAGGGCAATGCCCAGTACTTGCCAGACCACCCGGTAATCCACCGACTGCTCGATCTTGATGTCGCGCCAGTAACTCTCGAGATTTTGTCGTTCCTCCGGCGTCAGGCTATCGACCAGTTTTTGCATGATGTCGAGCATGACGGGTTCATCATTGCGGGTGGCGATCGATAACGACCAGTCTGCGGGTACACGGCCAATGACTTTGATATCGGCCAATCCCAGCTCCTGCATATGGTACATGGCGGTTGCCAGGGTGGTGATGTAGCCGTCCAGATCATCGTCCTGCAACCGTTTCAGGCCTTCGGTTTCGTCCGCTACCTTGACCGGCTCCAGCCCGGGATAACGGTATTTCAGGAGCTCGGAGAAGGCGTAGCCGCGGACCAGGCCCACCCGCTGATCGCGGAGGTCTCCGACGTTTTCAATGAACGGCGCCTCGATGCGTCCCAAAATAATGTTGGGTACGTGCAGGTACGGCGTGGTGAAGTTCATGTATTGGGCACGCTCGGGTGTGCGCATTGCCAGAGTGAGCAGATCACAGCGCCGCTCTTTGGCGGCATCCAGACTGGCCTGCCAGGAATCGGTTTGCACCAGCTTGAACTGTATGTCTCCGCGTTCGCTGAACAGACGGAGGGCCTCGGCCGACAAACCCGAGTGCGTGCCTGATGAATCCAGTCCCTCCAGAGGCAACCAGTTGTTGTCGATGCAATAGGTGAAGGTTCGGTTACGCTGGTCCAGCCATTGTTGTTGTTCAGCTGAAAACCTGGGTTTGTCGGAGTCCCGATCGCTGGGGGCGGCCGACGCGCCCAACCAGCGGTTTTCGATGGTGCGCATCTCGGTAGGGCTGATGGCCGCCAGCGCCTGGTTCAGAATGCTGGCCAGAGGCGTGAGATCCTTGCGGATGCCAAATCGCAGGTCTTCTCCGGGATGGTCTTCAAGCACCAGTTCTCCGGCAATCCGAACGCCAGGAATACGCAGTTCCTGAACCCAGTAGTTGCCGTTGGGGAGTGCGGCCAGCACCACATCAATGCGGTCCTGCTCGAGAGCCGAGAACATCGTCTCCTGGGATTTGAACACCTTAATGTTGTCGCCAAGCACGCTGACCAACTCGTCCTCATAGTAGATATCTGAACTGATTCCCACGGTGTAATCGTGCAGGCTGCTCAAACCTTCAAATTCGAGGCCACCATCTCGGGTGAATGCGACATTGGGGATGGTGTAGTAAGGCGAAGTAAAACGGGCAAAGGCTTTGCGGTCTTCGGTCAGGGACATATTGC from Marinobacter sp. LA51 carries:
- a CDS encoding sigma-70 family RNA polymerase sigma factor, which gives rise to MSQVDASQDDLMRLLIAVSHEDRRAFQRMYELIAGRMFGVCLKLAGQRELAEEALQETFIQIWHHAREYHSDRGTPLGWMMTIARYRTLDLMRSRKVRQHAGEEHLEHVEDQRAGPLDESLRSAGATQLSGCLDELSDVQRDSILLSYYKGLTHDELSQALSSPIGTVKSWIRRGLIALKRCLEK
- a CDS encoding anti-sigma factor, whose translation is MTRERIEILAAEYVLGSLHGQARRRFERWMMESGRVRQEVWFWEQKLGQLSAEVQPVEPPKSVWQAIERRLWPQAAESGKRARSGLSWLWPSWSLLATAAAVMLAVLIVQQPAPSPQLSGAIVQADVSDPLWLVSESGPDRLLKLRSIAASAADAGKDYELWIVPEQGQPLSLGVIPAGGVHQVTLTDEARTALSQSRTLAISLEPVGGSPTGAPTGPILHVTKLYEL
- a CDS encoding methionine ABC transporter ATP-binding protein translates to MIVFDQVQKSYQVDGRAIPALHPTDMTIETGEVFGIVGHSGAGKSTLVRLINLLEPPSGGRILIDDENITHYSASELRAFRRKVGMIFQHFNLLSSKTVADNIAFPMKLAGIYSKAEIRDRVQELLARVSLTDHANKYPSQLSGGQKQRVGIARALACRPTILLCDEATSALDPQTTQSVLRLLADINRELGLTIVLITHEMDVVRRVCDRVAVMDAGRVVEMGPVSEVFLHPQHPTTRDFVFESESIDSEEMQEDLQKAKGRIMRLTFKGDATYKPLLGSVARESGVDFSILSGRIDHIKDTPYGQLTLSLVGGDLDVAMSALKAADVHVEVLR
- a CDS encoding HDOD domain-containing protein — encoded protein: MTTDNKTTPARMTSTQAWVTYLSKVELPVLANTLRRINELADNRNSTVNELASVILNDAQLTSQVLRLSNTVFYNQTRTQVSTVSRAITLIGFDAVKSMAISSLIVDALLQRNDRPHLLRCLARAIHAAVQARCLMPKRNETALEEVFIGALLMNIGELAFWSCETDQANELEQRLRLDEAPVPAQKAVLHSTFTEITRGLVEAWSLGPFIRDVVSPGPANSPAASLVRHSVEMARLSEQGWSGAEMDKMLEELGRDIDDNPATVRDRIKVNASEAARVAVSLGIPQVTALMPGNRKADDQPKAQAPVMDPELQLQILRDLTHSLAEEPNINEVCELVIEGIHRAIGMQRVALLMADRDGQTLVPRKLSGRGTERWRDHLTIAKNGSGILGGLLPENGCFIYRPGTTPGSVNYDRWLGRVPALIGPLRAGNRLVGLFYADNAAGDYTPSEQQLTAFGHFIQNAQLCLTLMAAR
- a CDS encoding DUF4331 domain-containing protein encodes the protein MNTATKRSALAIAVAGICLGASLSQASSHREAPFITEVPKVDGTDFYMFRSYETGREDFVTLIANYLPLQDAYGGPNYFDLDEDAIYEIHIDNDGDAVEDLTFRFEPSDVFNDIQLSVGDAGAEEMVSVPLKNIGDATADANVQASQEYSVKVIRGDRRTGTVQTATNATTGMDSFDKPLDNIGGKSFTDYAGYADGHIYGINIPGCSINGKVFVGQRKEAFAVNLGEIFDLVNTDPLNANRSNENPGDLADKNVTSFALEVPTACLTGTAANSSGEPVIGAWTTASVRQARVLNPAPTSDGKGATVEGGAYTQVSRLGMPLVNEVVIGLKDKDLFNASEPKDDGQFATYVTHPTLPELLEILFGVTAPNNFPRTDLVSVFLTGVAGVNMPVGVTTSEMLRLNPAIAATPAATQDDLGVLGGDNAGFPNGRRPVDDTVDAALRVAMGVLADPSDAPDGMLPYTDGVQLNAMELRTTFPYLATPLAGSPN
- a CDS encoding methionine ABC transporter permease codes for the protein MEALMDGLLSNVDWSEIGLASWDTLIMVGMSLLFSVLIGLPIGVLLFLTGKRQLLAQPAAYAVLSFVVNVLRSVPFIILLIVMIPFTVMLIGTSLGVAGAIPPLVAGGAPFFARLVETSLREVDRGIIEATQAMGASVKQIVFGALLPEALPGIIAGITVTAITLVSYAAMSGVIGGGGLGDLAIRFGYQRFQTDVMVITVALLVIFVQLLQMLGDRLVLHFSRK